The proteins below come from a single Megalops cyprinoides isolate fMegCyp1 chromosome 5, fMegCyp1.pri, whole genome shotgun sequence genomic window:
- the pcsk5a gene encoding proprotein convertase subtilisin/kexin type 5, with protein sequence MVWRRDLSKAFVCVLALWLGVLLPPCKTHIYTNRWAVKILGGTAEADRIAGKYGFTNLGQIGDLKDHYQFSHHGLLKRSTLQSQGRHSLITMEPKVQWVQQQVLHRRVKRQHTAPPSPPQPVHFTDPEWANMWYMVCTPPCYSHACQSDMKIQGAWGRGYSGRGVVVTILDDGIERSHADLVQNYDSQASFDINGNDQDPTPRYNPSNDNKHGTRCAGQVAASANNSLCGVGVAFNARIGGVRMLDGDVTDVVEAWSLSLQLQHIDIYSASWGPDDDGQTVDGPGHLARLALKNGVRLGREGRGAVFVWASGNGGQRGDHCSCDGYTNSIYTISISSTSASGRRPCYLEECTSTLATTYSSGDSYHRKIVTTDLRQGCTDSHSGSSASAPIAAGIIALTLEANSLLTWRDIQHLIVRTARRAHLISPDWQTNGAGYHVSHLYGFGLMDAEAMVKQAEGWTQVPAQRMCVENTDQQVRTIHPQRVLRVQLGASGCWGHSLHHVHYLEHVVLRITITHPHRGDLSINLISPSGTKSQLLANRLFDHSVEGFRNWEFMTTHSWGEKAAGNWTLEIHDSPSQPRSLIDTGKLTEWSLVLYGTSLYPYPSLRNEKPRAAEPPAEEEQEYNGACDPECDEFGCNGPGAHQCIGCLHNVLKNNNNTRTCVSECPHGFFADSRGRCKKCYFLCETCTGFRSDQCTSCWSGHLLKEGSNRCVSSCGDGYYRHNDGGVCRKCSENCRKCTSSDYCTDCSPGLSLQGGVCQLLCESGTFYRSESRTCEACHPACAACAACAGEAACTRCAEGFLLEDWRCVPSCSQRFFPVRLGGEMENTCQRCDLSCLTCVGPGAEACSSCVTGFHLQSGRCAPSTSCKDGEYQDEFGNCHLCDPTCHLCTGPEAWDCISCPPDRSLHEGRCDAGCSPGKYLSGAQCHLCDHTCAECLGGGPHNCTSCDKGNSRYLLQGQCVAACPDGHFPSQGGMCEPCPVNCMACSTPYWCLRCSDSYYPSAGVCTRLECGEGEVEDPEYGECMVCEEGCRKCVLYNPRHCLSCTEGFYQFQDSCYKTCPAKTYSVEEQMVCESCAENCISCNAKDCFWCEADLFLSDGKCVEECRDGFYGDEESRECMPCREECVRCRGPEEDDCESCEEDEQLQDEECVPHIHTCPGSSFLSGEGECESCHSSCDSCWGGERNQCSTCVTGRFLTAQQTCEVRCPPGSFGSEVSGRCESCPPGCALCAAPGRCESCQPDRGTQLYLQDGQCVRHCHRGYPSGQECRSCAAECASCRGSSAHCLSCVEPFVLHGQLCSETCPPAHFPRAGRCHTCPPGCQNCTGDGLCAEPQAALHDGACLPHCPTHTFHDPHTRECRDCDASCLTCSGPHRSSCTGCREGSRLDPQGHCVPHTECPSHSYRDPQGQCQPCHAHCLYCSGPSKLHCLGCHHKHFLLNGTCVDDCPAGFFRDTEQWHCERCPLSCLTCVGRLRHQCLTCKPHLFREDKACVDTCQPSYYGNVTTGTCERCDPSCGECSGRGDSRCLSCRDGHLYLRTHGNCRLSCPPGYYPDTRERTCERCHSTCKTCTENGFLACDSCHMGYTLSGGMCESQCTMGQYPASEGPGPYNCTTCAAPDLLSAGGRCLPCCGNESQQSKESKTLPLECCNCTETDVFLFKRSRSKDTSQENVSGYKKLGNSSSHSSAATGSRHQEEQLVDLTDREDEEDIVYMGQDGTVYRKFKYGQLGEEGEEELEYEDENSAVFSTIRKATQSQPRDRASREARQCQPQGETEPAARRDRASREARQGQPRGETGPAARRDRVSRETESAARRDRASRDTEPATRRDSASRKARQSQLRDSASREVRQGQLRDRASREARQSQPRDRASREARQSQPRGETAPAARQSQPRDRASRKARQRQPQGETEPAARRDRTSRKARQSQPRGETAPAARQSQPRHRASREVRQSQPRDSASRDTEPAARRDRASREARQSQPRGEIAPAAR encoded by the exons GTGCAGTGGGTCCAGCAGCAGGTGCTGCACAGGAGAGTGAAGCGGcagcacacagccccccccagccccccccagcccGTCCACTTCACAGACCCGGAGTGGGCCAACATGTGGTACATGGTATGTACGCCTCCCTGCTattcacatgcatgt CAATCAGACATGAAAATCCAGGGGGCCTGGGGGCGAGGCTACTCCGGCCGGGGTGTCGTGGTCACCATTTTGGACGACGGCATCGAAAGAAGTCACGCCGATCTCGTGCAGAATTAT gacTCTCAGGCCAGCTTTGACATCAATGGAAATGACCAGGACCCCACGCCCCGATACAATCCCAGCAATGACAACAA ACACGGCACCAGATGCGCTGGACAGGTGGCAGCTTCAGCCAACAACTCGCTGTGCGGCGTGGGTGTGGCCTTCAACGCCAGGATCGGGG gggtgCGTATGCTGGATGGAGATGTGACAGATGTGGTGGAGGCGTGGTctctcagcctgcagctgcagcacatcGACATTTATAGCGCCAGCTGGGGGCCGGACGACGACGGCCAGACCGTGGATGGCCCCGGCCACCTGGCCCGCCTGGCCCTGAAGAACGGCGTTCGATTG gggcgggaggggcggggcgCGGTGTTTGTCTGGGCCTCGGGGAAtggaggacagaggggagaTCACTGCTCCTGTGACGGTTACACCAACAGCATCTACACCATCTCCATCAGCAGCACCTCCGCCAGTGGCAGGAGACCCTGCTACCTGGAGGAGTGTACCTCCACCCTTGCCACCACCTACAGCAGCGGAGACAGCTACCACAGGAAGATA GTGACCACAGACCTGCGGCAGGGCTGCACAGATAGCCACTCAGGGTCGTCCGCCTCGGCCCCCATCGCCGCTGGAATCATCGCCCTCACACTGGAGGCCAA TTCACTGCTGACCTGGAGAGACATCCAGCACCTCATAGTGAGGACAGCTCGAAGGGCACACCTGATCTCACCTGACTGGCAGACTAATGGAGCCGGATACCATG TGAGTCACCTGTATGGCTTCGGGCTGATGGATGCTGAGGCCATGGTGAAGCAGGCAGAGGGATGGACCCAGGTCCCTGCCCAGCGCATGTGTGTGGAGAACACTGACCAGCAGGTCAG GACCATCCATCCTCAGCGTGTTCTGAGAGTGCAGCTTGGAGCCTCAGGCTGCTGGGGTCACTCCCTCCACCACGTCCATTACCTGGAGCACGTTGTGCTTCGAATCACCATCACCCATCCTCACCGCGGAGACCTGTCAATCAATCTCATCTCACCCTCTGGGACAAAGTCACAACTGCTCGCCAACAG GTTATTTGACCACTCTGTGGAGGGGTTTAGGAACTGGGAGTTCATGACCACTCACAGCTGGGGAGAGAAAGCAGCTGGGAACTGGACCCTCGAAATCCACGACTCTCCCTCCCAGCCCAGGAGCCTGATAGATACAG GGAAACTGACAGAGTGGTCTCTGGTCCTTTATGGCACATCTCTGTACCCGTACCCTTCTCTGCGCAATGAAAAACCACGAGCTGCAGAGCCCCCAGCTGAGGAAGAACAGGAGTACAACG GAGCATGTGACCCAGAGTGTGATGAGTTTGGCTGCAATGGACCAGGAGCCCATCAGTGTATTGGCTGTTTGCACAACGTTCTGaagaacaacaataacacaAG AACGTGTGTGTCGGAGTGCCCGCATGGCTTCTTCGCTGACAGCAGGGGTCGTTGTAAGAAGTGCTACTTCCTGTGTGAGACGTGCACGGGTTTCCGCAGTGACCAGTGCACTTCCTGTTGGTCGGGGCACCTCCTGAAGGAGGGAAGCAACCGCTGTGTGTCCAGCTGCGGCGATGGCTATTACCGCCACAACG ATGGGGGTGTGTGCAGGAAGTGCAGTGAAAACTGCAGGAAATGCACTTCCTCTGACTACTGCACAGACTGCAGTCCAGGCCTGAG CCTACAAGGGGGTGTGTGTCAGCTGCTCTGTGAATCAGGGACCTTCTACAGAAGCGAGAGCAGAACCTGTGAGGCCTGCCACCcagcctgtgctgcctgtgctgcct GTGCGGGTGAGGCAGCGTGCACCAGGTGTGCAGAGGGCTTTCTGCTGGAGGACTGGAGGTGTGTACCCTCCTGCAGCCAGAGATTCTTTCCTGTCAGACTgggtggagagatggagaacaCCTGCCAAAG GTGTGACCTCAGCTGCCTCACCTGTGTGGGGCCGGGGGCAgaggcctgcagcagctgtgtgacTGGTTTCCATCTGCAGTCGGGCCGGTGCGCCCCCAGCACCAGCTGTAAGGATG GAGAGTATCAGGACGAGTTTGGGAACTGCCATCTCTGTGACCCTACCTGTCACCTCTGCACAGGCCCCGAGGCTTGGGACTGCATCAGCTGCCCACCAGACAG GTCCCTGCATGAGGGCCGCTGTGACGCTGGCTGCTCTCCAGGGAAATACCTGTCAGGTGCTCAGTGCCACCTGTGTGACCACACCTGTGCAGAGTGCCTGGGAGGGGGCCCACACAACTGCACCTCCTGCGACAAAGGTAACAGCAGA TACCTGCTGCAGGGTCAGTGTGTGGCTGCATGCCCAGACGGCCACTTCCCCTCGCAGGGGGGCATGTGTGAGCCATGTCCTGTCAACTGCATGGCCTGCAGCACCCCCTACTGGTGCCTCCGCTGCAGTGACTCCTACTACCCCAGCGCTGGAGTCTGCACACGCCTGGAGTGTGGAGAAG GTGAGGTGGAGGACCCGGAGTACGGGGAGTGTATGGTGTGTGAGGAGGGCTGTAGGAAGTGTGTTCTCT ACAACCCGAGGCACTGTCTGTCCTGCACAGAGGGATTTTATCA GTTTCAGGATAGCTGCTATAAGACGTGTCCTGCAAAGACGTACAGTGTGGAGGAGCAGATGGTCTGTGAGAGTTGTGCTGAGAACTGCATCAGCTGCAATGCAAAGGACTGCTTCTGGTGTGAAGCTGATCTCTTcctgtcag ATGGGAAGTGTGTAGAGGAGTGTCGGGATGGTTTCTATGGCGATGAGGAGAGTCGGGAGTGTATGCCATGCCGTGAGGAGTGTGTGCGTTGCAGAGGGCCTGAGGAAGATGATTGTGAGTCTTGTGAGGAAGACGAGCAGCTGCAGGATGAAGAGTGTgttccacacatacacacctgccCTGGGAGCAGCTTCCTCTCTG GGGAGGGTGAGTGTGAATCATGTCATTCCTCCTGTGATTCCtgctggggaggagagaggaaccAGTGCAGCACCTGTGTGACag GCAGGTTTCTGACTGCGCAGCAGACATGTGAGGTGAGGTGCCCGCCGGGCAGCTTTGGCAGCGAGGTGAGCGGCCGGTGTGAGAGCTGCCCGCCAGGCTGTGCCTTGTGTGCAGCGCCGGGCCGGTGCGAGAGCTGCCAGCCTGACCGCGGGACGCAGCTGTACCTGCAGGACGGACAGTGTGTCCGGCACTGCCACAG GGGGTACCCCTCGGGGCAGGAGTGTCGCAGCTGCGCTGCGGAGTGTGCAtcctgcagggggagcagcGCGCACTGCCTGAGCTGTGTGGAGCCCTTCGTCCTGCATGGCCAGCTCTGCTCAGAGACCTGCCCCCCTGCACACTTCCCCCGCGCGGGACGCTGCCACACCTGCCCCCCCGGCTGCCAGAACTGCACTGGGGACGGTCTGTGTGCAG AACCGCAGGCCGCTCTGCACGACGGGGCATGTCTGCCACACTGCCCAACCCACACCTTCCACGACCCCCACACCCGGGAATGCAGGG ATTGCGATGCGTCATGCCTGACGTGCTCCGGGCCTCACAGGAGCTCCTGCACCGGCTGCAGGGAGGGGTCGAGGCTGGACCCTCAGGGCCACTGCGTCCCCCACACAGAGTGTCCCTCACACTCCTACAGGGACCCGCAGGGACAGTGCCAGCCCTGCCACGCCCACTGCCTCTACTGCAGCGGCCCTTCCAAGCTGCACTGCCTGGGCTGCCACCACAAACACTTCCTCCTGA ATGGGACCTGCGTAGATGACTGTCCTGCCGGCTTcttcagagacacagagcagtggCACTGTGAACGCTGCCCCCTGTCCTGTCTGACCTGCGTGGGCAGACTCCGTCACCAGTGTCTCACCTGTAAACCTCACCTGTTCAGAGAGGACAAGGCGTGTGTGGACACCTGTCAGCCCAG TTACTATGGCAATGTGACGACAGGCACATGCGAAAGGTGTGACCCCAGCTGTGGAGAGTGTAGTGGCAGGGGGGACAGCCGCTGTCTGAGCTGCAGGGACGGACACCTGTACCTGCGGACACACGGAAACTGCCGGCTGTCCTGCCCACCTGGCTACTACCCTGACACCCGCGAGAGAACATGTGAAAGGTGTCACTCCACCTGTAAAACCTGCACAG AAAATGGATTCCTGGCCTGTGATTCCTGCCACATGGGATACACTCTCTCCGGGGGTATGTGTGAGTCCCAGTGCACTATGGGACAGTACCCAGCCTCTGAG GGCCCTGGGCCCTACAACTGCACCACGTGTGCTGCTCCAGATCTCCTGTCCGCCGGGGGgcgctgtctcccctgctgcGGCAATGAGTCACAGCAATCAAAAGAGTCCAAGACCCTCCCACTGGAGTGCTGCAACTGCACGGAGACTGACG TCTTCCTCTTCAAGCGGTCCCGCTCGAAGGACACGTCCCAGGAGAATGTCAGTGGCTATAAGAAGCtaggaaacagcagcagtcacTCCAGTGCAGCGACAGGCAGCCGCCAccaggaggagcagctggtggACCTGACTGATagggaggatgaggaggacatTGTGTACATGGGGCAGGATGGGACTGTCTACCGCAAGTTCAAATACGGCCAGCTTGGagaagagggggaagaggagctGGAGTATGAGGATGAGAACT CAGCTGTTTTCAGCACGATCCGCAAGGCGACACAGAGCCAGCCGCGAGACAGAGCCAGCCGTGAGGCGAGACAGTGCCAGCCGCAAGGTGAGACAGAGCCAGCCGCGAGGCGAGACAGAGCCAGCCGCGAGGCGAGACAGGGCCAGCCGCGAGGCGAGACAGGGCCAGCCGCGAGGCGAGACAGAGTCAGCCGCGAGACAGAGTCAGCCGCGAGGCGAGACAGAGCCAGCCGCGACACAGAGCCAGCCACGAGGCGAGACAGCGCCAGTCGCAAGGCGAGACAGAGCCAGCTGCGAGACAGCGCCAGCCGCGAGGTGAGACAGGGCCAGCTGCGAGACAGAGCCAGCCGCGAGGCGAGACAGAGCCAGCCACGAGACAGAGCCAGCCGCGAGGCGAGACAGAGCCAGCCGCGAGGCGAGACAGCGCCAGCTGCGAGACAGAGCCAGCCGCGAGACAGAGCCAGCCGCAAGGCGAGACAGCGCCAGCCGCAAGGTGAGACAGAGCCAGCCGCGAGGCGAGACAGAACCAGCCGCAAGGCGAGACAGAGCCAGCCGCGAGGCGAGACAGCGCCAGCTGCGAGACAGAGCCAGCCGCGACACAGAGCCAGCCGCGAGGTGAGACAGAGCCAGCCGCGAGACAGCGCCAGCCGCGACACAGAGCCAGCCGCGAGGCGAGACAGAGCCAGCCGCGAGGCGAGACAGAGCCAGCCGCGAGGTGAGATAGCGCCAGCCGCGAGGTGA